A region from the Posidoniimonas polymericola genome encodes:
- a CDS encoding alpha-L-rhamnosidase-related protein encodes MAPRCLLPVYLSVLIALAAPDAPGDEPRPQRIVTPPTSAPLDRNIYRQYAIEQAAWVWAEGVGVDEELVLEFENTFSVGEDTEVTVHVTADQRYELFLDGRLLSVGPDRSDVAHWSFATYRLSLPAGEHKLTATVAWIGDDAPCAQTTHRGGFLFAAEGQLAEVLSTGAGRWRARRVEGWSFAPGPGPDFVGRQQTIDARRSRRDAEVPLAVILPPLGGNAYGLMRTGWRLHPSPLPDQQLEPRSLHQVRAVDNGKPAGPLIVTDEHRDAPDRDAWKAVAAGESEITVPADTAVRVLFDLGDYCTAYPRVTLAGGKDSSVRVAWAESLYETDANGAAIRNKGNRDEVNGKAFHGVADTFIASGREEELQTWWWRSGRYLLVTVQTAAEPLTIKRLDLLQTRYPLEDEGRFESSDDELNLSQGLMVRGMQVCAHETYMDCPYYEQLMYVGDTRVELLTTYAMTADTRLPKRAIELFEWSTDLWGIVAEHYPSRTPQLSPTFALIWVGMVRDFAYWRDDPAWVRQRLAATRGTIDHFLLRLEDDGLLGPLPGWPFVDWVNGWGNGNPPGAKEGKSSVVNLHLLLALQQAAEVEEAYGEAAIANRYRGWADRLAESIVEQFWVADRQLLADDRGHANFSEHAQCLALLSGILPEGREEECLGAMLQASDLKQCSIYFSYYLFEVLAQHGRGDEILSRWSLWKELRLNGLKTPIESPEPTRSDCHAWGSHPLFHARASLFGVRPAAPGFASVLVAPQPGTLDEMSVCLPHPKGEITGQLRFDHAAQACEGTISLPEGVPGEFRWGGRVVPLAAGEATTISIR; translated from the coding sequence ATGGCTCCCCGCTGCTTGCTTCCCGTCTATTTGTCTGTCCTCATCGCGTTGGCAGCGCCCGACGCCCCCGGCGATGAGCCCCGCCCCCAGCGCATCGTGACGCCGCCCACCAGCGCGCCGCTCGACCGCAATATCTACCGGCAGTACGCCATCGAGCAGGCCGCATGGGTCTGGGCCGAGGGCGTGGGCGTCGATGAAGAGCTGGTGCTCGAGTTCGAGAACACGTTCTCCGTCGGCGAGGATACGGAGGTGACGGTGCATGTCACGGCCGACCAGCGATACGAGTTGTTCCTTGATGGAAGGCTCCTGTCGGTCGGCCCCGACCGATCGGATGTGGCCCACTGGTCGTTCGCGACCTACCGACTTAGTCTGCCGGCCGGCGAGCACAAGCTCACCGCCACGGTCGCCTGGATCGGCGACGACGCCCCGTGCGCCCAGACTACCCACCGCGGCGGATTCTTGTTTGCCGCCGAGGGCCAGCTCGCCGAGGTCCTGAGCACCGGCGCCGGTCGCTGGCGTGCGCGCCGCGTGGAGGGCTGGTCGTTTGCGCCGGGGCCGGGGCCCGACTTCGTAGGCCGGCAGCAGACAATCGATGCGCGTCGGAGTCGCCGCGACGCCGAGGTTCCGCTGGCTGTGATCTTACCGCCGCTCGGCGGTAACGCGTACGGACTGATGCGGACCGGTTGGCGGCTCCATCCCTCGCCGCTGCCGGACCAGCAGCTCGAGCCGCGTTCACTGCATCAGGTCCGCGCTGTCGACAACGGGAAGCCGGCCGGGCCGCTCATCGTCACCGACGAGCATCGGGACGCTCCTGACCGCGACGCTTGGAAGGCGGTGGCTGCCGGGGAATCAGAGATCACTGTGCCCGCAGACACCGCGGTCCGGGTGCTGTTCGACCTGGGGGACTACTGCACGGCCTACCCGCGGGTGACGCTGGCCGGTGGCAAGGATTCTTCGGTGCGGGTTGCGTGGGCCGAGTCGCTCTACGAGACCGACGCCAACGGCGCCGCCATCCGGAACAAGGGGAACCGCGACGAGGTCAACGGCAAGGCGTTCCACGGCGTGGCCGACACGTTTATTGCCAGCGGCCGTGAAGAAGAGCTTCAGACCTGGTGGTGGCGGTCCGGACGATACTTGCTGGTCACGGTGCAGACCGCTGCCGAGCCGCTCACCATCAAGCGACTCGACCTGCTGCAGACCCGCTACCCGCTCGAAGATGAGGGCCGATTTGAGTCGTCCGACGACGAGCTCAACCTCTCTCAAGGGCTGATGGTCCGCGGCATGCAGGTCTGCGCCCACGAGACCTACATGGACTGCCCCTACTACGAGCAGCTGATGTACGTCGGCGACACCCGCGTCGAGCTGCTCACCACCTACGCCATGACCGCCGACACCCGGCTGCCGAAGCGGGCGATCGAGCTCTTCGAGTGGTCGACCGACTTGTGGGGCATTGTCGCCGAGCACTACCCCAGCCGGACGCCGCAGCTCTCGCCGACCTTCGCGTTGATCTGGGTCGGCATGGTCCGCGACTTCGCCTACTGGCGGGACGACCCGGCGTGGGTCCGCCAGCGATTGGCCGCTACGCGGGGGACAATCGACCACTTTCTGCTGCGGCTGGAAGACGATGGCCTGCTCGGCCCGCTGCCGGGCTGGCCGTTTGTCGACTGGGTCAACGGCTGGGGAAATGGCAACCCGCCCGGCGCGAAGGAAGGCAAGTCGAGCGTGGTGAACCTGCACCTGCTGCTGGCGTTGCAGCAGGCCGCCGAGGTCGAGGAGGCGTACGGTGAGGCCGCCATCGCCAATCGCTACCGCGGATGGGCCGACCGACTCGCCGAATCCATCGTCGAGCAATTCTGGGTGGCCGACCGCCAGCTGTTGGCCGACGACCGCGGCCATGCCAACTTCAGCGAGCACGCCCAGTGCCTGGCCTTGCTGAGCGGCATCCTGCCAGAGGGCCGCGAAGAGGAGTGTCTCGGCGCGATGCTTCAGGCGTCGGACTTGAAGCAGTGCTCCATTTACTTTTCGTACTACCTGTTCGAGGTGCTCGCCCAGCACGGCCGCGGGGATGAGATTCTATCGCGGTGGAGTTTGTGGAAAGAGCTGCGACTTAACGGACTGAAGACGCCAATCGAGAGCCCGGAGCCGACCCGCTCTGACTGCCACGCGTGGGGCAGCCACCCGCTGTTCCACGCCCGGGCGTCGCTGTTTGGGGTGCGACCGGCGGCTCCGGGCTTCGCGTCGGTGTTGGTGGCTCCACAGCCAGGCACGCTCGACGAGATGAGCGTCTGTCTGCCGCACCCGAAGGGGGAAATCACTGGCCAGCTTAGGTTCGACCACGCGGCCCAGGCGTGCGAGGGGACGATCTCCCTCCCGGAAGGCGTGCCGGGCGAATTCCGCTGGGGCGGCCGCGTCGTCCCGCTGGCGGCGGGCGAGGCAACAACGATTTCGATCCGCTAG
- a CDS encoding PEP-CTERM sorting domain-containing protein (PEP-CTERM proteins occur, often in large numbers, in the proteomes of bacteria that also encode an exosortase, a predicted intramembrane cysteine proteinase. The presence of a PEP-CTERM domain at a protein's C-terminus predicts cleavage within the sorting domain, followed by covalent anchoring to some some component of the (usually Gram-negative) cell surface. Many PEP-CTERM proteins exhibit an unusual sequence composition that includes large numbers of potential glycosylation sites. Expression of one such protein has been shown restore the ability of a bacterium to form floc, a type of biofilm.), with the protein MNTAARVLALLMFAVAVPAPAQHQTSTFSPVQVGSDLPYGVDLRKVTLGSAALPSLHSYAAAEYDGKWVLLSGRTNGLHGFSQMAAQNFPTADRNFDVWVIDPVAGESWSRSLHPDDQQNSGLTATQAISIGTTNNQFVQLGDRLYLTGGYTFGDGQNGTASTLTALDLPGLVGWVQGGQGTAADHIRQASDPLFQVTGGAMYEMNDKIHLVFGQNFFGGYQPGRNGDYTEQVRSFEIVDDGVNLSFANATSTTPNPDFHRRDLNVYPVLKPDGAGGIEEGLTALSGVFTAANGVWTVPVEIDALGQPSMANPNAEGVFQQAMNQYHSAKLGMYSGDTGEMHELLFGGITVNQYDYDNEDFVRDDGAPNTSQITSVVVDENGDYSQHLLGAFPYLDDGAGSYWRLGANAEFMVAPGVPRFDNGVIDFDALPAGDNVVGYIFGGLAANADHVRNNPSAISVASDMLFEVTIRVAPRAVPEPSSLAGVLLGSALAWGGWRRIRR; encoded by the coding sequence ATGAATACCGCCGCTCGCGTCCTCGCCTTGCTGATGTTCGCTGTCGCCGTGCCCGCGCCCGCACAGCACCAAACCAGCACGTTCTCGCCGGTGCAGGTTGGCTCAGATCTGCCGTACGGAGTAGACCTTCGCAAAGTAACGCTCGGGTCCGCCGCCCTCCCTTCGCTGCACTCATATGCGGCCGCGGAGTACGACGGTAAGTGGGTGTTGCTCTCCGGCCGCACCAACGGACTACACGGCTTCAGCCAGATGGCGGCCCAGAACTTTCCGACCGCCGACCGCAACTTCGACGTGTGGGTAATCGACCCGGTGGCCGGCGAGTCGTGGAGCCGCTCGCTGCACCCGGACGACCAGCAGAACTCCGGGCTGACCGCGACCCAGGCCATCTCGATCGGCACGACCAACAACCAGTTTGTGCAGCTCGGCGACCGGCTCTACCTGACCGGCGGCTACACCTTTGGCGATGGCCAAAACGGAACGGCGTCGACGCTCACTGCGCTCGACCTGCCCGGCCTAGTCGGCTGGGTGCAGGGCGGCCAGGGCACGGCCGCCGACCACATCCGTCAGGCGAGCGACCCGCTGTTCCAGGTCACCGGCGGCGCGATGTACGAGATGAACGACAAGATCCACCTGGTGTTCGGCCAGAACTTCTTCGGCGGCTACCAGCCCGGACGCAACGGCGACTACACCGAGCAGGTCCGCAGCTTCGAGATCGTCGACGACGGGGTCAACCTGTCGTTCGCCAACGCGACCTCGACCACCCCGAACCCCGACTTCCACCGCCGCGACCTCAACGTGTACCCAGTACTTAAGCCCGACGGCGCGGGCGGCATCGAGGAGGGGCTCACCGCGTTGTCGGGCGTCTTCACCGCCGCCAACGGCGTGTGGACCGTGCCCGTCGAGATCGACGCCCTGGGGCAGCCGTCGATGGCGAACCCCAATGCCGAGGGCGTGTTCCAGCAGGCGATGAACCAGTACCACTCCGCCAAGCTCGGCATGTACTCGGGCGACACCGGCGAGATGCACGAGCTGTTGTTCGGCGGCATCACTGTGAACCAGTACGACTACGACAACGAGGACTTCGTCCGCGACGACGGCGCCCCCAACACCAGCCAGATCACGAGCGTCGTGGTGGACGAGAACGGCGATTACTCGCAGCACCTACTGGGCGCCTTCCCGTACCTGGACGACGGCGCAGGCAGCTACTGGCGGCTTGGCGCCAACGCTGAGTTCATGGTCGCGCCCGGCGTCCCGCGGTTCGACAACGGCGTGATCGACTTCGACGCCCTCCCGGCTGGCGACAACGTGGTGGGCTACATCTTCGGCGGCCTGGCCGCCAATGCCGACCACGTCCGCAACAACCCCAGCGCGATCTCCGTGGCCTCGGACATGTTGTTCGAGGTGACGATCCGAGTTGCGCCGAGGGCCGTGCCAGAGCCGTCGAGCCTGGCGGGTGTGCTGCTGGGGTCGGCCTTGGCGTGGGGTGGTTGGCGCCGCATACGCCGCTAG
- a CDS encoding aromatic aminobenezylarsenical efflux permease ArsG family transporter, whose translation MTEQVLAAGTALWLGVLTSISPCPLATNIAAISYIGRRVDSTRHVLLAGMLYTAGRVMAYTGLAFLLVSTALSTPGVSQFLQRYIHLLLGPTLIITGVFLVGLIDVSLGGGGVSESVKARIDRLGIWGALALGFLFALAFCPTSAALFFGNVMASVSAGSTTLLPLLYGVGTALPVIGFSVLIALGSQKLGQAFNAVSKTERWARLVTGGAVLVVGCFLTLKSLL comes from the coding sequence ATGACCGAGCAGGTGCTGGCCGCCGGAACCGCCTTGTGGCTGGGCGTGCTTACATCGATCAGCCCTTGCCCGCTGGCGACCAACATCGCCGCGATCAGCTACATCGGCCGCCGAGTCGACAGCACACGACACGTGCTGCTGGCGGGGATGCTGTACACGGCGGGTCGCGTGATGGCGTACACGGGGCTGGCGTTTCTGCTGGTCAGCACCGCCCTCTCGACGCCCGGCGTGTCCCAGTTCCTGCAGAGGTACATACACCTGCTGCTTGGGCCGACGCTCATCATCACGGGCGTATTCCTGGTCGGACTGATTGATGTCAGTCTCGGAGGCGGCGGCGTTTCCGAGTCGGTCAAAGCGCGGATCGACCGCCTGGGCATCTGGGGGGCGTTGGCGTTGGGATTCCTGTTCGCGCTGGCGTTCTGCCCAACCTCTGCTGCCCTGTTCTTCGGCAACGTGATGGCGTCGGTCTCCGCCGGATCGACGACCTTGCTGCCGCTGCTCTATGGGGTCGGCACCGCGTTGCCGGTGATCGGGTTCTCGGTGCTGATCGCTCTCGGCTCCCAGAAGCTCGGCCAGGCATTCAACGCCGTAAGTAAGACCGAACGCTGGGCCCGACTCGTGACTGGCGGGGCCGTGCTGGTGGTCGGCTGCTTCCTGACCCTCAAATCACTGCTTTGA
- a CDS encoding nitrophenyl compound nitroreductase subunit ArsF family protein, with translation MATSTILAAVLAVGGAVVTGSPGAEKQPVETPEHQVVAIYFHRTQRCPTCKRIGAMAEQAVTQGFEKEANAPIVAFRFVDFQDGKNAKIVQSYGVDAPTLVLVNVFAGEAASWTNLPKVWQLVGRPDDFRAYVREGVARYRKQSREEAELEHEEAKESNR, from the coding sequence GTGGCGACATCAACGATACTTGCAGCCGTGCTGGCGGTTGGCGGCGCAGTCGTGACTGGCTCCCCGGGCGCCGAGAAGCAGCCGGTAGAGACTCCGGAGCACCAGGTCGTCGCGATCTACTTTCATCGCACTCAACGCTGCCCAACCTGCAAGCGGATCGGCGCGATGGCCGAGCAGGCGGTTACGCAAGGCTTTGAGAAGGAAGCGAACGCCCCTATTGTCGCGTTCCGCTTTGTCGACTTTCAGGACGGCAAGAACGCAAAGATAGTCCAGAGCTACGGCGTCGATGCTCCGACGCTGGTTCTCGTCAATGTCTTCGCAGGAGAAGCCGCGTCCTGGACCAACCTTCCAAAGGTCTGGCAGCTGGTTGGTAGACCAGACGACTTCCGGGCCTACGTCCGCGAAGGCGTCGCACGCTACCGGAAACAGTCCCGAGAAGAAGCGGAGCTGGAGCACGAGGAGGCCAAGGAGTCGAATAGATGA
- a CDS encoding nitrophenyl compound nitroreductase subunit ArsF family protein, translating to MTAKKLVASGLLLFAAASVVVLVGREVRAPTADDAARMTEQLPDNGLVVYYFHGDTRCHTCRNIEGYAYEAVQAAFADELAEDQLQWKVVNYEQPENSHFVTEYDIVAPTVVLVRTANRERAEWRNLDRVWELVDDHGGFTEYVQSEARSMLGL from the coding sequence ATGACCGCGAAGAAACTGGTCGCCTCGGGGCTGCTGCTGTTTGCCGCCGCCTCGGTAGTCGTGCTGGTCGGACGCGAGGTGCGGGCGCCGACGGCGGATGATGCGGCCCGAATGACCGAACAGTTGCCAGACAATGGGCTGGTCGTCTACTACTTCCACGGCGATACGCGGTGTCACACCTGCCGCAACATCGAGGGATACGCGTACGAAGCAGTTCAGGCCGCGTTCGCAGACGAGCTGGCCGAGGACCAGCTGCAGTGGAAGGTCGTCAACTACGAGCAGCCGGAGAATAGCCATTTTGTAACCGAGTACGACATCGTCGCCCCGACGGTCGTGCTTGTTCGAACGGCCAACAGAGAGCGGGCCGAATGGCGAAACCTCGACCGGGTCTGGGAGTTAGTCGACGACCACGGAGGATTCACCGAGTACGTCCAGAGCGAAGCCCGCTCCATGCTTGGGTTATGA
- a CDS encoding thioredoxin family protein yields MTIVQVLGTGCKKCVSLKENVETALKEMGVEADVQKIEDINQIIHFGVMSTPALAVDGEVKIVGKVATPAEIKAVLSQGELG; encoded by the coding sequence ATGACTATCGTTCAAGTCCTCGGAACCGGCTGCAAGAAGTGCGTCTCGCTGAAGGAGAACGTCGAGACAGCGTTGAAAGAGATGGGCGTCGAAGCTGATGTCCAGAAGATTGAAGACATCAACCAGATCATTCATTTCGGCGTCATGTCTACCCCCGCGCTGGCCGTCGACGGCGAGGTGAAGATCGTCGGCAAGGTCGCGACCCCCGCGGAGATCAAAGCCGTCTTGTCACAAGGGGAACTCGGATGA
- a CDS encoding permease, producing MSREWKILAAFLGVFLLAYLAPLATPRFDAQADPLAAKITGAIVEALLLLQWYARNHTLACVVPALFIAGAITTFLSKEAVLKHLGPKANKVEAYSVASVSGTVLAVCSCSVLPMFAGIYRIGAGLGPAACFLYAGPAINVLAIFLTARVLGFELGVARVVGAMVFGVVIGLIMALLFRTSEDERSKVTLAQPDPPAARRPLWQNASLLAAMLALLVFSDWFNPGDKVVQLADGQRFEATLQYETENSLDLRLKRPALGREASEVVRLAKADVASMTDVDTWVTRVHHYRWWLAGAMGVLVAAMSLAWLNRQDFSEWMGNTWEFSKLLLPLLFGGVFVVGFLGALIPEKEVASLVGDNSMTSNLIASVVGCVFYFATLTEVPILEALMRNGMHHGPALALLLAGPALSLPSILVIRSVVGYAKTAAFVALVVVMATIAGMGFGEFYPSTPAPITPAATTSAAPPAATVVAVSS from the coding sequence ATGAGTCGGGAGTGGAAGATCTTGGCGGCGTTCTTGGGCGTGTTCCTGCTCGCCTACTTGGCGCCGTTGGCGACGCCGCGGTTCGACGCCCAGGCCGACCCGCTGGCCGCCAAGATCACCGGGGCCATTGTCGAGGCGCTCCTGCTGCTGCAGTGGTACGCCCGCAACCACACGCTCGCGTGCGTTGTCCCGGCGTTGTTCATCGCCGGCGCCATCACGACTTTCCTCTCTAAGGAGGCGGTCCTCAAGCACCTGGGGCCCAAGGCCAACAAGGTCGAGGCCTACTCCGTGGCGTCGGTTTCCGGGACCGTGCTGGCCGTCTGCTCCTGCAGCGTGCTGCCGATGTTCGCGGGCATCTACCGCATCGGCGCGGGCCTGGGCCCGGCCGCCTGCTTCCTCTACGCCGGCCCGGCAATCAACGTGCTTGCCATCTTCCTCACGGCGCGCGTCCTGGGATTCGAGCTGGGCGTCGCGCGTGTGGTTGGGGCCATGGTTTTCGGAGTCGTCATCGGCCTCATCATGGCGCTGCTGTTCCGCACCAGCGAGGACGAGCGGAGCAAAGTGACGCTCGCGCAGCCCGACCCGCCGGCCGCCAGACGCCCGCTGTGGCAGAATGCTTCGTTGCTGGCCGCGATGCTGGCGCTGCTGGTGTTCAGCGACTGGTTCAACCCGGGCGACAAGGTAGTGCAGCTGGCCGACGGCCAGCGGTTCGAGGCGACGCTGCAGTACGAAACCGAGAACAGCCTCGACCTCCGGCTCAAGCGGCCCGCGCTTGGTCGCGAAGCCTCCGAGGTGGTCCGGCTCGCCAAGGCCGACGTCGCCAGCATGACGGACGTCGACACCTGGGTCACCCGCGTCCACCACTACCGCTGGTGGCTGGCGGGCGCCATGGGCGTGCTGGTCGCTGCCATGAGCCTGGCCTGGCTGAACCGACAGGACTTCTCCGAGTGGATGGGCAACACGTGGGAGTTCTCCAAGCTGCTCCTGCCGCTCCTGTTCGGCGGCGTCTTTGTCGTAGGATTCCTGGGCGCGCTCATCCCGGAGAAGGAGGTGGCGTCCTTGGTCGGCGACAACAGTATGACGTCCAACCTGATCGCATCGGTGGTGGGCTGCGTGTTCTACTTTGCCACGCTGACGGAGGTGCCTATCCTCGAGGCCCTCATGCGGAACGGCATGCACCACGGCCCGGCGCTGGCGCTGCTGCTGGCCGGCCCCGCCCTGTCGCTTCCCAGCATCCTCGTGATCCGCAGCGTCGTCGGCTACGCCAAGACCGCCGCCTTCGTTGCGCTGGTGGTCGTCATGGCGACCATCGCGGGAATGGGCTTCGGCGAGTTCTACCCGTCCACGCCCGCACCAATCACCCCGGCCGCTACGACCTCGGCCGCCCCTCCGGCCGCCACCGTCGTGGCGGTCAGCTCGTAG
- a CDS encoding ArsR/SmtB family transcription factor gives MNQAERAKYETRAKVLKALAHPARLKLVDLLAKHEEVCVCDLTQEIGMDMSTVSRHLTQLKNAGIVESDKRGQMVFYSLRVKCLKSLFACIESVVKCHVDQQLKVLL, from the coding sequence ATGAACCAAGCCGAACGAGCCAAGTACGAGACACGCGCCAAGGTTCTCAAGGCCCTGGCCCACCCCGCCAGGCTGAAGCTGGTTGATCTGCTCGCCAAGCACGAGGAGGTCTGCGTCTGCGACCTAACCCAAGAGATTGGGATGGATATGTCGACCGTGTCTCGACACCTGACGCAGCTCAAGAATGCGGGCATCGTCGAGAGTGACAAGCGGGGGCAGATGGTGTTCTACAGCCTCCGCGTGAAGTGTCTGAAGAGCCTGTTCGCTTGTATTGAATCGGTAGTAAAGTGCCATGTCGACCAGCAGCTGAAGGTGCTCTTGTAG
- the ahcY gene encoding adenosylhomocysteinase encodes MSQVEMEKLPYKVLDCTPEEFERLAAFGRQEINLAENEMPGLMALREKHGKDKPLKGARVAGCLHMTIQTAVLIETLVELGAEVTWSSCNIYSTQDSAACAVAKAGIPVFAWKGETNEEFDWCIEQTLFAFPSGKPLNMILDDGGDLTAMVHDKFPELLGDIKGLSEETTAGIHRLEVLARQDRLAVPAINVNDSATKSKFDNLYGCRESLADGVKRATDVMLAGKVAVVCGYGDVGKGCAHSLRSYGCRVIVTEIDPINALQAAMEGFEVTTMEAACTEGNLFVTTTGNKDIILGEHMVQMKEDAILCNIGHFDTEIDIAWLEAQVKAGKATSEVIKTEKEGAVDRYTFKDSGRSILTLAKGRLVNLGCATGHPSFVMSNSFTNQTLAQIELWNNKGEYENKIYRLPKQLDEEVARLHLEKIGVKLTKLTQEQADYIGVPVEGPYKPDHYRY; translated from the coding sequence GTGTCTCAGGTTGAAATGGAAAAACTCCCTTACAAGGTCCTCGACTGCACCCCCGAAGAGTTCGAGCGTCTGGCCGCATTCGGACGGCAGGAAATCAACCTGGCCGAAAACGAGATGCCCGGCCTGATGGCCCTCCGTGAGAAGCACGGCAAGGACAAACCGCTCAAGGGCGCCCGCGTCGCCGGCTGCCTGCACATGACCATCCAGACGGCCGTCCTGATCGAGACGCTCGTCGAGCTGGGCGCCGAGGTCACCTGGTCGAGCTGCAACATCTACAGCACCCAGGACAGCGCCGCGTGCGCGGTCGCCAAGGCCGGCATCCCGGTGTTCGCCTGGAAGGGCGAGACCAACGAGGAGTTCGACTGGTGCATCGAGCAGACGCTCTTTGCGTTCCCGTCGGGCAAGCCGCTGAACATGATCCTCGACGACGGCGGCGACCTGACCGCCATGGTTCACGACAAGTTCCCCGAGCTGCTGGGCGACATCAAGGGCCTGTCGGAAGAGACCACCGCCGGCATCCACCGCCTGGAGGTGCTCGCCCGCCAGGACCGCCTGGCCGTGCCGGCGATCAACGTCAACGACTCGGCCACCAAGAGCAAGTTTGACAACCTGTACGGCTGCCGCGAGAGCCTGGCCGACGGCGTCAAGCGGGCCACCGACGTCATGCTGGCCGGCAAGGTCGCCGTGGTCTGCGGCTACGGCGACGTCGGCAAGGGCTGTGCCCACAGCCTCCGCTCGTACGGCTGCCGCGTGATCGTCACCGAGATCGACCCCATCAACGCCCTGCAGGCCGCGATGGAGGGCTTCGAGGTCACGACCATGGAGGCCGCCTGCACCGAGGGCAACCTGTTCGTGACCACCACGGGCAACAAGGACATCATCCTCGGCGAGCACATGGTGCAGATGAAAGAGGACGCCATCCTCTGCAACATCGGCCACTTCGACACCGAGATCGACATCGCCTGGCTCGAGGCACAGGTCAAGGCCGGCAAGGCGACCAGCGAGGTCATCAAGACTGAAAAGGAAGGCGCTGTCGACCGCTACACCTTCAAGGACAGCGGCCGCTCGATCCTGACCCTCGCCAAGGGCCGCCTGGTGAACCTCGGTTGCGCCACCGGCCACCCGAGCTTTGTGATGAGCAACTCGTTCACCAACCAGACGCTCGCCCAGATCGAGCTCTGGAACAACAAGGGCGAGTACGAGAACAAGATCTACCGCCTGCCGAAGCAGCTCGACGAAGAGGTCGCCCGGCTGCACCTCGAGAAGATCGGCGTCAAGCTGACCAAGCTCACCCAAGAGCAGGCCGACTACATCGGCGTCCCGGTAGAGGGCCCGTACAAGCCGGACCACTACCGCTACTAA
- a CDS encoding phosphoribosylanthranilate isomerase has product MFRVKICGVTSIDDAEMIDAAGADAIGLNFYPQSPRCVTAEFASLVAEALADRVQRVGLFVNEPADRVRELAKRCRLSAVQLHGDEPLSMIAELEPLPVVLARRLTRETLPAFAAELAALPAAALPAALLVDAAVPGHYGGSGQTADWGALAGHDHWRRGVPMILAGGLRAENVAQAVAAVRPHGVDTASGVESAPGVKDPAQTADFISAARRAFGLAAAD; this is encoded by the coding sequence ATGTTCCGCGTAAAGATCTGCGGCGTAACGAGCATCGACGACGCCGAGATGATCGACGCCGCCGGCGCCGACGCTATCGGGCTCAACTTCTACCCCCAGAGCCCGCGCTGCGTGACCGCGGAGTTTGCCTCGCTGGTCGCCGAAGCGCTTGCCGACCGGGTCCAGCGGGTCGGCCTGTTCGTCAACGAGCCGGCCGACCGCGTCCGGGAACTCGCCAAGCGGTGTCGGTTGTCCGCCGTGCAGCTGCACGGCGATGAACCGCTGTCGATGATCGCCGAGCTGGAGCCGCTGCCGGTAGTGCTAGCTCGGCGGCTCACTCGCGAGACGCTGCCCGCCTTCGCCGCCGAACTGGCCGCCCTGCCGGCCGCCGCCCTGCCGGCCGCGCTGCTGGTCGACGCGGCCGTGCCGGGCCACTACGGCGGGTCTGGGCAGACGGCCGACTGGGGGGCCCTCGCCGGCCACGACCACTGGCGCCGCGGGGTACCCATGATCCTGGCCGGCGGCCTGCGGGCCGAAAACGTCGCCCAGGCCGTGGCCGCCGTCCGCCCGCACGGCGTCGACACCGCCAGCGGGGTCGAGTCGGCGCCGGGAGTGAAGGACCCGGCCCAGACGGCGGATTTCATCTCTGCGGCCCGCCGGGCGTTCGGTCTCGCTGCCGCCGATTGA